A window of the Oncorhynchus masou masou isolate Uvic2021 chromosome 13, UVic_Omas_1.1, whole genome shotgun sequence genome harbors these coding sequences:
- the LOC135552111 gene encoding proline-rich protein PRCC-like, which produces MSLVAYASSDDSDSETSSSIIPGSKPGGLFARLPAPKISASEALGNVRPSKGATHASSQNTVSSDGDEDSVTRSHAFKGGLLFDLPKPKKRTEPVKITIPEIKRGDSDSDEDEPRRKKSLPQGPGTGLSSLLPQPKNVVVKEMQRALVPHTLTKRPEPKKTTKPSLGSSQGHASASASPSAIKAAAKSAALQLARQIAAEESDEELAPENYFSLGESSKPLPAVIPSLNPEPVPTSGLLPAPASIQRGTFQSDAPLDFSANQEGAWGGQQLGVYQQPSAEPQGYYNEAYYQDPESDPALPEPEQTGSSALFDDEAFMRLQGKRNRGKEEVKFLEIKGDDQLSGNQQWMTKSMTEEKQERKSFSKKKGDQPTGQQRRKHQITYLIHQAKERELELKNSWADNKLTRRQTQAKYGF; this is translated from the exons ATGTCTTTGGTAGCGTATGCTAGCAGTGATGACAGTGATTCAGAAACATCTAGTTCCATCATCCCGGGGAGCAAACCCGGGGGGCTTTTCGCACGCCTTCCTGCCCCAAAAATATCTGCCTCAGAGGCACTAGGAAACGTGCGACCAAGCAAAGGGGCAACACACGCATCATCACAGAACACTGTGTCAAGCGATGGCGACGAGGACTCCGTTACCCGTTCTCATGCATTTAAAGGAGGGTTGCTTTTCGATTTACCTAAGCCGAAGAAGCGAACAGAGCCTGTCAAAATCACTATACCTGAGATAAAAAGAGGGGAT TCTGACTCTGATGAAGATGAACCAAGGAGAAAGAAATCCCTGCCCCAG ggCCCTGGCACTGGCCTTTCCTCCCTCCTGCCTCAGCCCAAAAATGTGGTTGTGAAGGAGATGCAGAGGGCCCTAGTGCCTCACACCCTCACCAAGCGGCCGGAGCCAAAGAAAACCACAAAGCCCTCTTTAGGGTCCTCCCAGGGCCACGCCAGTGCTAGTGCATCTCCCTCCGCTATCAAAGCAGCAGCCAAGTCGGCTGCCCTGCAGCTAGCGAGGCAGATAGCTGCTGAGGAAAGTGACGAGGAACTGGCCCCAGAGAACTACTTCTCCCTGGGAGAGAGCTCCAAACCTCTCCCCGCTGTGATCCCCAGCCTGAACCCGGAGCCTGTCCCCACCTCAGGCCTACTACCCGCTCCTGCAAGCATACAGCGTGGTACCTTCCAGTCAGACGCTCCTCTGGACTTCAGTGCGAACCAAGAGGGAGCTTGGGGAGGTCAACAGCTAGGGGTGTACCAACAACCCTCGGCAGAGCCTCAG GGCTACTACAACGAGGCTTACTACCAGGATCCTGAGTCTGACCCAGCGTTGCCTGAGCCAGAGCAAACTGGTTCCTCCGCCCTGTTTGATGATGAAGCG TTCATGAGGCTGCAGGGGAAGAGGAACAGGGGCAAGGAAGAGGTGAAGTTCCTGGAGATCAAGGGAGATGACCAGCTGAGTGGCAACCAGCAGTGGATGACCAAGAGCATGACTGAGGAGAAGCAGGAGCGCAAGTCCTTCAGCAAG aaaAAGGGAGACCAACCCACAGGGCAACAGCGACGCAAGCACCAGATCACATACCTCATCCACCAG GCAAAGGAGCGAGAGCTGGAGCTGAAGAACAGCTGGGCCGACAACAAGCTGACTCGCCGGCAAACACAGGCAAAATACGGATTCTAA
- the LOC135552112 gene encoding hepatoma-derived growth factor-like isoform X1: protein MPRSNRQKEYKPGDLVFAKMKGYPHWPARINELPEGAVKSPSNKYQVFFFGTHETAFLGPKDLFPYEEGKEKFGKPTKRKGFSEGLWEIENNPTVIHEPAGYELAKETPAEGAVEAGVPRKGNAEGSSDEDEGTLIIDEKTDRGGAKRKAGDSVESSPKRPKDTESKGDSKVDSKKSDTELKLNDKVGPKPTALSSAGEPKPESQAKPPTEAQLTSEKPVTDSA, encoded by the exons ATGCCGAGGTCGAATAGGCAAAAAGAATACAAGCCTGGGGATCTCGTGTTTGCGAAAATGAAGGGTTATCCACATTGGCCCGCGAGG ATTAATGAGTTACCCGAAGGAGCAGTCAAGTCCCCCTCCAACAAGTACCAAGTATTCTTCTTTGGGACACATGAGAC TGCATTCCTGGGTCCCAAGGACTTGTTCCCCTATGAGGAGGGCAAGGAGAAGTTTGGCAAGCCCACCAAGAGGAAAGGCTTCAGTGAGGGTCTATGGGAAATTGAGAACAATCCTACGGTGATACACGAACCCGCAGgttatgag CTGGCAAAGGAGACCCCAGCAGAGGGGGCAGTGGAAGCAGGTGTGCCGCGAAAGGGGAATGCAGAAGGAAGCAGTGATGAGGACGAAGGGACCCTCATCATCGATGAGAAGACCGACAGGGGAGGGGCCAAGAGGAAAGCTGGGGATTCCGTCGAG AGCTCTCCTAAACGACCTAAGGACACAGAGAGCAAAGGTGACTCGAAGGTGGATAGCAAGAAGTCTGACACCGAGCTGAAGCTCAATGACAAGGTAGGGCCTAAGCCCACAGCGCTGTCTTCTGCAGGTGAACCAAAGCCAGAGAGCCAAGCAAAACCACCGACCGAGGCCCAATTAACATCAGAGAAG CCTGTGACTGACAGTGCTTAA
- the LOC135552112 gene encoding hepatoma-derived growth factor-like isoform X3: MHEPIVTINELPEGAVKSPSNKYQVFFFGTHETAFLGPKDLFPYEEGKEKFGKPTKRKGFSEGLWEIENNPTVIHEPAGYELAKETPAEGAVEAGVPRKGNAEGSSDEDEGTLIIDEKTDRGGAKRKAGDSVESSPKRPKDTESKGDSKVDSKKSDTELKLNDKVGPKPTALSSAGEPKPESQAKPPTEAQLTSEKPVTDSA; encoded by the exons ATGCATGAGCCTATTGTAACg ATTAATGAGTTACCCGAAGGAGCAGTCAAGTCCCCCTCCAACAAGTACCAAGTATTCTTCTTTGGGACACATGAGAC TGCATTCCTGGGTCCCAAGGACTTGTTCCCCTATGAGGAGGGCAAGGAGAAGTTTGGCAAGCCCACCAAGAGGAAAGGCTTCAGTGAGGGTCTATGGGAAATTGAGAACAATCCTACGGTGATACACGAACCCGCAGgttatgag CTGGCAAAGGAGACCCCAGCAGAGGGGGCAGTGGAAGCAGGTGTGCCGCGAAAGGGGAATGCAGAAGGAAGCAGTGATGAGGACGAAGGGACCCTCATCATCGATGAGAAGACCGACAGGGGAGGGGCCAAGAGGAAAGCTGGGGATTCCGTCGAG AGCTCTCCTAAACGACCTAAGGACACAGAGAGCAAAGGTGACTCGAAGGTGGATAGCAAGAAGTCTGACACCGAGCTGAAGCTCAATGACAAGGTAGGGCCTAAGCCCACAGCGCTGTCTTCTGCAGGTGAACCAAAGCCAGAGAGCCAAGCAAAACCACCGACCGAGGCCCAATTAACATCAGAGAAG CCTGTGACTGACAGTGCTTAA
- the LOC135552112 gene encoding hepatoma-derived growth factor-like isoform X2 has protein sequence MNLLMRGKRFQISNKNKINELPEGAVKSPSNKYQVFFFGTHETAFLGPKDLFPYEEGKEKFGKPTKRKGFSEGLWEIENNPTVIHEPAGYELAKETPAEGAVEAGVPRKGNAEGSSDEDEGTLIIDEKTDRGGAKRKAGDSVESSPKRPKDTESKGDSKVDSKKSDTELKLNDKVGPKPTALSSAGEPKPESQAKPPTEAQLTSEKPVTDSA, from the exons ATGAATCTGCTCATGAGAGGGAAGCGGTTCCAAATTTCAAACAAAAACAAG ATTAATGAGTTACCCGAAGGAGCAGTCAAGTCCCCCTCCAACAAGTACCAAGTATTCTTCTTTGGGACACATGAGAC TGCATTCCTGGGTCCCAAGGACTTGTTCCCCTATGAGGAGGGCAAGGAGAAGTTTGGCAAGCCCACCAAGAGGAAAGGCTTCAGTGAGGGTCTATGGGAAATTGAGAACAATCCTACGGTGATACACGAACCCGCAGgttatgag CTGGCAAAGGAGACCCCAGCAGAGGGGGCAGTGGAAGCAGGTGTGCCGCGAAAGGGGAATGCAGAAGGAAGCAGTGATGAGGACGAAGGGACCCTCATCATCGATGAGAAGACCGACAGGGGAGGGGCCAAGAGGAAAGCTGGGGATTCCGTCGAG AGCTCTCCTAAACGACCTAAGGACACAGAGAGCAAAGGTGACTCGAAGGTGGATAGCAAGAAGTCTGACACCGAGCTGAAGCTCAATGACAAGGTAGGGCCTAAGCCCACAGCGCTGTCTTCTGCAGGTGAACCAAAGCCAGAGAGCCAAGCAAAACCACCGACCGAGGCCCAATTAACATCAGAGAAG CCTGTGACTGACAGTGCTTAA